One Arthrobacter sp. StoSoilB19 DNA window includes the following coding sequences:
- a CDS encoding aldehyde dehydrogenase (NADP(+)) yields the protein MTLNGHSLIAGRPVTGEGKTTSGFNPATNQALEPAYSLITEEQLKAATAAAAEAFPSFSTLDPETHASFLEAIADNIDALGEELIIRAGQETGLSAARLTGERARTTGQLRLFADVVRQGDFRGVRIDPALPDRNPLPRADIRQRQLPLGPVAVFGASNFPLAFSTAGGDTASALAAGCPVVFKAHNAHPGTSELVGQAVTQAVKDAGLHPGVFSLIYGPGSSIGQALVADPAIKAVGFTGSQAAGIALMKTAAARPEPIPVYAEMSSLNPVFVFEGALEGDVDALAQQYVTAVTGSSGQLCTSPGLLFAPEGEAGDKLAAAVGRAVSACAGQTMLTEGIAKSWNAGTENLGAAAGVELIGQGTPGPTENAPAPTIFGTGVTEFTSNHVLHEEIFGAASLVIRYSSIQDLLQAAGRMEGQLTASLQLTEQDYPTAAPLIPVLEQKVGRIIVNGWPTGVEVGHAMVHGGPFPATSDSRTTSVGTLAINRFLRPVAYQNLPQELLPAALQDANPWHLNRRIDGEVVSAAEKAESNA from the coding sequence ATGACCCTCAACGGACATTCACTCATCGCCGGCCGGCCCGTTACCGGCGAAGGCAAAACCACCAGCGGGTTCAACCCGGCCACCAACCAGGCCCTGGAGCCCGCCTACTCGCTGATCACGGAAGAACAGTTGAAAGCCGCCACGGCAGCGGCCGCCGAGGCCTTCCCGTCCTTCAGCACCCTTGACCCGGAAACCCACGCGTCCTTCCTCGAAGCGATCGCGGACAACATCGACGCCCTGGGCGAGGAACTGATCATCCGCGCCGGCCAGGAAACAGGGCTCTCGGCGGCGCGGCTCACCGGTGAGCGGGCCCGCACCACCGGCCAGCTTCGCCTCTTCGCGGACGTGGTGCGGCAAGGCGACTTCCGCGGCGTCCGCATCGACCCCGCCCTCCCGGACCGGAACCCGCTCCCCCGGGCTGACATCCGGCAGCGGCAGCTCCCCCTGGGTCCCGTCGCCGTGTTCGGCGCCAGCAACTTCCCGCTGGCGTTCTCGACGGCGGGCGGAGACACCGCCTCGGCCCTCGCCGCAGGCTGCCCGGTGGTCTTCAAGGCCCACAACGCCCACCCCGGCACCAGCGAACTGGTGGGCCAGGCGGTCACCCAGGCCGTCAAGGACGCAGGGCTGCACCCCGGCGTGTTCTCCCTGATCTACGGTCCCGGTTCCAGCATCGGCCAGGCCCTCGTGGCGGACCCCGCCATCAAGGCGGTCGGCTTCACCGGCTCCCAGGCTGCAGGCATCGCCCTGATGAAAACCGCGGCCGCCCGCCCCGAGCCGATTCCCGTGTACGCGGAGATGTCGTCACTGAACCCGGTCTTTGTCTTCGAGGGCGCCCTCGAGGGCGACGTCGACGCCCTTGCACAGCAGTACGTCACCGCCGTCACCGGAAGTTCCGGCCAGCTCTGCACCTCCCCCGGGCTCCTGTTCGCCCCCGAAGGCGAGGCAGGGGACAAACTCGCTGCCGCCGTCGGACGTGCCGTGTCCGCCTGCGCCGGTCAGACCATGCTCACCGAAGGCATTGCCAAGTCCTGGAACGCCGGGACGGAAAACCTTGGCGCGGCAGCCGGCGTCGAACTCATCGGCCAGGGCACTCCCGGCCCCACCGAGAACGCCCCGGCCCCCACCATCTTCGGCACGGGCGTCACCGAATTCACCAGCAACCACGTCCTGCATGAGGAAATCTTCGGCGCCGCGTCCCTGGTGATCCGCTACAGCTCCATCCAGGACCTCCTCCAGGCAGCCGGCCGGATGGAAGGCCAGCTCACCGCGTCCCTGCAGCTCACCGAACAGGACTATCCAACAGCGGCGCCGCTTATCCCCGTCCTGGAGCAAAAAGTGGGACGTATCATTGTCAACGGCTGGCCCACCGGCGTCGAAGTCGGCCACGCCATGGTCCACGGCGGCCCCTTCCCCGCCACCTCGGACTCGCGCACCACCTCCGTTGGAACCCTGGCGATCAACCGCTTCCTGCGTCCCGTGGCCTACCAGAACCTCCCCCAGGAACTGCTCCCGGCAGCCCTGCAGGACGCCAACCCCTGGCACCTCAACCGGCGCATCGACGGCGAAGTGGTTTCCGCCGCAGAGAAAGCAGAGAGCAACGCATGA
- the kdgD gene encoding 5-dehydro-4-deoxyglucarate dehydratase translates to MAKYTPQELADTLKEGLLSFPVTPFDAQLQVDEENYRKHLAWQASFPVAGLFAAGGTGEGFSLTPAESEHVVRTAVDEVGSRIPVLASAGGSTAQAIENAKAAEAAGAEGILLLPPYLTEADQDGLVEHVSAVCRATSLGVIIYNRANAIYRDTTVATLAERHRNLIGFKDGVGDLEHDARVYAKLGERLFYLGGLPTAETFALPLLQLGMSTYSSAMYNFVPQFALDFYQDVRNQDRAAVNRKLNDFVIPYLDIRDRVKGYSVSIVKAGLDAVGRPAGPVRPPLQNLNEQDFADLKALIATVS, encoded by the coding sequence GTGGCAAAGTACACACCCCAGGAACTGGCGGACACGCTCAAGGAAGGCCTGCTGTCCTTTCCCGTGACCCCGTTCGATGCCCAGCTCCAGGTAGATGAGGAGAACTACCGCAAGCACCTGGCGTGGCAGGCGAGCTTTCCGGTGGCGGGCCTGTTCGCGGCCGGCGGCACCGGCGAAGGGTTCTCCCTGACTCCTGCCGAGTCGGAGCACGTGGTGCGGACAGCCGTCGACGAGGTGGGCAGCCGCATCCCCGTCCTTGCCTCCGCCGGTGGCTCCACGGCGCAGGCCATCGAAAATGCGAAGGCTGCCGAGGCTGCCGGCGCAGAAGGCATCCTCCTCCTGCCCCCGTACCTCACGGAGGCAGACCAGGACGGGCTCGTGGAACACGTCAGCGCGGTCTGCCGGGCCACCTCCCTGGGCGTCATCATCTACAACCGGGCCAACGCCATCTACCGGGACACCACGGTGGCAACCCTCGCCGAGCGGCACCGGAACCTGATCGGCTTCAAGGACGGTGTGGGCGACCTGGAACACGATGCCCGCGTTTACGCCAAGCTCGGCGAACGCCTCTTCTACCTGGGCGGCCTCCCGACCGCCGAGACCTTCGCCCTTCCCCTCCTGCAGCTCGGCATGAGCACGTACTCCAGCGCCATGTACAACTTCGTCCCCCAGTTCGCACTGGACTTCTACCAGGACGTCCGCAACCAGGACCGGGCCGCGGTGAACAGGAAGCTCAACGACTTCGTCATCCCCTACCTGGACATCCGCGACCGCGTGAAGGGCTACTCTGTTTCCATCGTCAAGGCCGGCCTTGATGCCGTGGGCCGTCCCGCCGGCCCGGTGCGGCCGCCGCTGCAGAACCTCAACGAGCAGGACTTCGCGGACCTCAAAGCCCTGATCGCCACCGTTTCATAG
- a CDS encoding LysR family transcriptional regulator yields MFTFDQLAGFIAVAEELHFGRAAERLNMTQPPLSRQIQKLEKAVGAELLERDNRRVELTSAGRTFLDEARRLMALAERAPVTARRIASGKSGVLRIGFTAASGFSILGPLLEELAGIIPDVDIELQELVTGDQLAGLLTGELDLGLARPPFDRETFDSHLLYRESMMLAVPEGHPLTKLERSIAADDFSDEPLIMHSATQARYFYDLVVRMLPIRHTNVVHTVSQILTMVSLVAAKRGLAFVPHSATMLGIRGVEFLPLEGGDHEQVELHALWNRRVTNPALSRLLRDLEFAME; encoded by the coding sequence ATGTTTACTTTCGACCAACTGGCCGGATTCATCGCCGTGGCGGAGGAACTCCACTTCGGCAGGGCGGCAGAACGCCTGAATATGACGCAGCCGCCACTGAGCCGGCAAATCCAGAAACTCGAAAAGGCCGTGGGCGCCGAACTGCTGGAGCGGGACAACAGAAGAGTGGAGCTGACATCTGCCGGCCGAACGTTCCTGGACGAGGCCCGCCGGCTCATGGCACTCGCGGAGCGGGCACCTGTCACCGCACGCCGCATCGCTTCCGGCAAATCCGGCGTCCTGCGGATAGGCTTCACCGCGGCCAGCGGCTTCAGCATCCTGGGTCCGCTGCTGGAGGAACTCGCGGGCATCATCCCCGATGTGGACATCGAGCTGCAGGAACTGGTGACCGGAGACCAGTTGGCCGGGCTGCTGACGGGCGAACTGGACCTGGGGCTGGCACGGCCGCCGTTCGACCGGGAGACCTTTGACTCGCATCTCCTCTACCGCGAGTCCATGATGCTGGCCGTCCCCGAGGGGCACCCGCTGACGAAGCTGGAACGGAGCATTGCCGCGGACGATTTCAGCGATGAGCCCCTGATCATGCACTCGGCCACCCAGGCCCGCTACTTCTATGACCTGGTGGTGCGCATGCTCCCCATCCGCCACACCAACGTGGTGCACACGGTGAGCCAGATCCTCACCATGGTGTCGCTGGTGGCGGCCAAGCGCGGGCTGGCCTTCGTGCCCCACTCGGCCACCATGCTAGGTATCCGCGGCGTTGAATTCCTCCCGCTGGAGGGTGGCGACCACGAACAGGTGGAGCTGCATGCGCTGTGGAACCGGAGGGTCACCAATCCTGCGCTGTCGCGCCTCCTTCGGGACCTTGAGTTCGCCATGGAGTAA
- a CDS encoding tripartite tricarboxylate transporter substrate binding protein has product MMHFPSRRAVLGTASAFTLLALTACGGNVAGGAAAGNPSKYPAGPVTMTVGQAAGGSTDLIARALADGAAKTLGAPMPVVNKPGANGALATKEVAGKTADGQELVLLTASLVTITPLAVSKDEAVNLDDLDIITGLSQDDYVLVASQGSGFRSFKDVTAAGRNVTFGTTGVGTGSQLAQTVLFKQANVQGTDVPFDSGKPALTAVLGNQVELATVQLGEAMAQIQAGKVTPLLVFSEGRNSFLPDVPSAKEAGYDVPVAQYRAVAAPKGTPQEVKDKLAAAFKDTFKTDAYQEFNKKNLLTPKEISGEEVVTQWKDYAAKYKSLVEKYGISLNGNK; this is encoded by the coding sequence ATGATGCACTTCCCGTCCCGCCGCGCCGTTCTCGGAACGGCGTCGGCCTTCACCCTGCTGGCACTGACAGCCTGCGGCGGCAACGTTGCCGGCGGAGCCGCAGCCGGCAACCCGTCCAAGTACCCGGCCGGGCCCGTAACAATGACCGTGGGACAGGCCGCCGGCGGCAGCACGGACCTGATCGCCAGGGCGCTTGCAGACGGCGCCGCCAAGACCCTCGGAGCCCCGATGCCCGTGGTGAACAAGCCGGGCGCCAACGGCGCCCTCGCCACCAAGGAAGTTGCCGGCAAGACGGCCGACGGCCAGGAGCTGGTACTCCTCACAGCCTCCCTGGTCACCATCACCCCCCTTGCCGTGAGCAAGGACGAGGCAGTGAACCTCGACGACCTGGACATCATCACTGGACTTTCGCAGGACGACTACGTGCTGGTGGCCAGCCAGGGCTCCGGGTTCAGGAGCTTCAAGGACGTCACCGCCGCCGGCCGGAACGTCACGTTCGGGACCACCGGCGTGGGCACGGGCAGCCAGCTGGCCCAGACCGTCCTGTTCAAGCAGGCCAACGTGCAGGGCACCGATGTGCCGTTCGACAGTGGTAAGCCGGCACTGACCGCCGTCCTGGGCAACCAGGTGGAGCTGGCCACTGTCCAGCTGGGCGAAGCCATGGCACAGATCCAGGCCGGAAAAGTCACCCCTCTGCTGGTCTTCTCCGAAGGGCGCAACAGCTTCCTGCCTGACGTTCCATCCGCCAAGGAAGCCGGCTACGACGTTCCCGTGGCACAGTACCGTGCGGTCGCGGCTCCCAAGGGCACTCCCCAGGAGGTCAAGGACAAGCTCGCCGCGGCATTCAAGGACACGTTCAAGACCGACGCCTACCAGGAGTTCAACAAGAAGAACCTCCTGACGCCCAAGGAGATCTCCGGCGAGGAAGTGGTAACGCAGTGGAAGGACTATGCCGCGAAGTACAAGTCCCTGGTGGAGAAGTACGGCATCAGCCTCAACGGGAACAAGTAA
- a CDS encoding tripartite tricarboxylate transporter TctB family protein produces the protein MGTTPAVAAGRGGSSALPPGSDGPEDLPEALTPEELAAQWEEEKPPAAGPLANAASSLVVLAVGTAALALSVSMGLGTPEKPEPGLWPFLTSCVMVALAIFQLVWGRHNRDAEKFTRMSFAPLTGLATLAAMVALMPLIGFEIPALILCIIWMKFLGSETWRSTLVISAIVVASFYGIFVLALGTSIPHLF, from the coding sequence ATGGGGACTACTCCAGCAGTGGCTGCCGGGCGGGGCGGCAGCTCCGCCCTTCCGCCCGGCAGTGACGGCCCGGAAGACCTGCCCGAGGCCCTGACCCCCGAAGAGCTGGCTGCGCAGTGGGAGGAGGAAAAGCCTCCCGCTGCAGGCCCGCTCGCCAACGCGGCCTCATCCCTGGTGGTGCTCGCCGTCGGAACCGCCGCCCTGGCGCTGTCAGTTTCCATGGGCCTTGGCACTCCGGAGAAGCCCGAACCGGGGCTATGGCCCTTCCTGACCAGCTGCGTGATGGTGGCCCTGGCCATCTTCCAGCTGGTGTGGGGCCGGCACAACCGGGACGCGGAGAAGTTCACCCGGATGTCCTTCGCGCCCCTCACTGGCCTGGCCACGCTGGCCGCCATGGTGGCGCTGATGCCGTTGATCGGGTTCGAGATTCCCGCCCTCATCCTGTGCATCATCTGGATGAAGTTCCTGGGCAGCGAGACCTGGCGTTCCACCCTCGTGATCAGTGCCATCGTCGTCGCGTCCTTCTACGGGATCTTCGTGCTGGCGCTGGGCACTTCCATCCCCCACCTCTTCTAG
- a CDS encoding tripartite tricarboxylate transporter permease, translating to MDFLNPVINGFSVVLEPMNLLYCLIGVVIGMLIGVLPGLGPAATIAILLPLTYSVEPVTAIIMLAGIFYGAQYGGTITSVLLRLPGEASSVVTVFDGYQMARQGKAGTALGLAAIGSFIGGTASIIGLTFLAPVVAGFALDFGPAEYSALALLGILLVATISGGAKAKALIAAAVGLLLATVGRDIFTGESRFTFGSLQLADGIDFVPIAMGLFGLGEILYNLEERHRAAKAPSKVSNVWPSRSDLKQASGAITRGSVLGFFLGILPGGGATIASMASYAMEKKRAKQPERFGKGAPEGVAGPETANNAAATSSFIPLLTLGIPANATMALMFGALLIQGVTPGPQLVEQNPELFWGVVNSMYIGNILLLIMSLPLVGIFVRILRVRAAILAPVTALITLLGAYTINNSMFDVTLVVFFGVVGYLMKKFGFEPGPLVLAFVLGELLESSLRRSLLVFGGDATGFFTRPISATLLVVFVLVAVLPGLRSMLAKRKGTTAAVASATDSTNNIKEKV from the coding sequence GTGGATTTCCTCAATCCTGTGATCAACGGTTTTTCCGTCGTCCTGGAACCAATGAACCTTCTCTACTGCCTGATTGGCGTGGTGATCGGCATGCTGATCGGCGTGCTGCCCGGGCTGGGCCCGGCCGCCACCATCGCCATCCTGCTTCCGCTGACCTACAGCGTGGAGCCGGTCACCGCCATCATCATGCTCGCCGGCATCTTCTACGGCGCCCAGTACGGTGGCACCATCACGTCCGTCCTGCTCCGGCTTCCCGGTGAGGCATCCTCCGTGGTCACCGTCTTCGACGGGTACCAGATGGCCAGGCAGGGCAAGGCCGGCACGGCCCTGGGCCTGGCGGCCATTGGGTCCTTCATCGGCGGAACCGCCTCGATTATCGGCCTGACCTTCCTGGCTCCCGTGGTGGCGGGCTTCGCGCTCGACTTCGGACCCGCGGAGTACTCCGCGCTGGCGCTGCTGGGCATCCTGCTGGTGGCAACCATCAGCGGAGGCGCCAAGGCCAAGGCACTCATCGCGGCCGCCGTCGGACTCCTGCTCGCTACCGTCGGCCGCGATATCTTTACCGGCGAAAGCCGCTTCACCTTCGGCAGCCTGCAGCTCGCGGACGGGATCGACTTCGTGCCCATCGCCATGGGCCTCTTCGGACTGGGCGAGATCCTCTACAACCTCGAGGAGCGGCACCGGGCTGCCAAGGCGCCGTCGAAGGTCTCGAATGTCTGGCCCTCCAGGTCCGACCTCAAGCAGGCATCGGGAGCCATTACCCGCGGCTCGGTCCTGGGCTTCTTCCTGGGCATTCTGCCCGGCGGCGGCGCCACCATCGCGTCCATGGCCTCGTATGCCATGGAGAAGAAACGGGCCAAGCAGCCGGAGCGGTTCGGCAAGGGCGCACCGGAAGGCGTGGCCGGCCCGGAAACCGCGAACAACGCGGCGGCAACGTCGTCGTTCATCCCGCTGCTGACCCTTGGCATCCCCGCCAACGCCACCATGGCGCTGATGTTCGGCGCGCTGCTGATCCAGGGTGTGACGCCTGGCCCGCAGCTGGTGGAACAGAACCCGGAGCTCTTCTGGGGCGTGGTCAACTCCATGTACATCGGCAACATCCTGCTGCTGATCATGAGCCTGCCCCTGGTGGGGATCTTCGTCCGCATCCTCCGCGTCCGGGCAGCCATCCTGGCGCCGGTCACCGCCCTGATCACCCTGCTGGGGGCCTACACCATCAACAACAGCATGTTCGACGTGACCCTGGTGGTGTTCTTCGGCGTGGTGGGCTACCTGATGAAGAAGTTCGGCTTCGAGCCCGGTCCGCTGGTTCTGGCCTTCGTCCTCGGCGAGCTGCTGGAAAGCTCACTGCGCCGCTCCCTGCTGGTCTTCGGCGGCGACGCCACCGGCTTCTTCACCCGCCCCATCTCGGCAACACTGCTGGTGGTCTTCGTGCTGGTGGCCGTGCTGCCGGGCCTCCGCAGCATGCTGGCCAAGCGCAAGGGCACGACGGCGGCAGTCGCCTCCGCCACGGACAGCACCAACAACATCAAGGAGAAGGTATGA
- a CDS encoding universal stress protein, with protein sequence MSIIVGFVPTPAGEAALAAGIAEARLRQKDLYIVNSARQGALVDKSVAPEDVLAQAAKKAADAGVNATVIQPPYEHDLADEFLDVAREVDASLIVIGLRHRTQVGKFILGSHAQQILMQADRPVLAVKAGVRS encoded by the coding sequence ATGAGCATCATCGTTGGGTTCGTCCCCACGCCTGCCGGCGAGGCAGCCCTCGCCGCCGGGATCGCCGAAGCGCGGCTCCGGCAAAAGGACCTGTACATCGTGAACTCCGCCCGCCAGGGGGCGCTGGTGGACAAGTCCGTGGCCCCGGAGGACGTCCTGGCCCAGGCCGCGAAAAAGGCGGCCGACGCCGGAGTCAATGCCACCGTCATCCAGCCGCCGTACGAGCACGACCTGGCGGACGAGTTCCTGGACGTGGCCAGGGAAGTTGATGCTTCGCTGATCGTGATCGGCCTCCGCCACCGCACCCAGGTGGGCAAGTTCATCCTCGGCAGCCACGCCCAGCAGATCCTGATGCAGGCGGACCGGCCGGTGCTGGCCGTGAAGGCAGGGGTGCGTTCTTAA
- a CDS encoding NUDIX domain-containing protein, which yields MPIRSAGILLYRQDPAMPAGAREGLQVWIAHMGGPFWARKDAHAWSIPKGEYSEGEDPRAAALREFAEEMGTAAPDAEYRLLGDFRQPSGKLITVFAAQADFAPAVISSNTFPLEWPKGSGRIQHYPEIDDARWFPEQEARLKLVKGQLPILSALVSDAALA from the coding sequence ATGCCCATTCGAAGCGCCGGCATCCTGCTGTACCGGCAGGACCCGGCCATGCCCGCCGGCGCCCGGGAGGGCCTGCAGGTGTGGATCGCCCACATGGGCGGCCCGTTCTGGGCCCGCAAGGACGCGCATGCCTGGTCGATTCCGAAAGGCGAATACAGCGAGGGCGAAGACCCACGCGCTGCCGCGCTGCGCGAGTTCGCCGAGGAAATGGGCACCGCGGCCCCGGACGCCGAGTACCGGCTTCTGGGCGATTTCCGGCAACCGTCCGGAAAGCTCATCACGGTCTTCGCAGCCCAGGCCGACTTCGCCCCGGCCGTGATCAGCAGCAACACGTTTCCGCTGGAATGGCCCAAGGGGTCCGGCAGGATCCAGCATTACCCCGAAATCGACGACGCCCGCTGGTTCCCCGAGCAGGAGGCGCGGCTCAAGCTCGTGAAGGGCCAGCTGCCCATCCTTAGTGCCCTGGTCAGCGACGCCGCGCTGGCGTGA
- a CDS encoding HAMP domain-containing sensor histidine kinase, which produces MAIKEQQGTADRAGRVRMAPVQPVVSDRIDGLLEGLSIRKRVAASQLPVTATVALVVIATAIFSPKTFDDNLFVAALLFHLAIAAACFATPWGRLPAGAFAVIPLLDCLAIGFTREAGGPPFNVLSIMLVFPVIWLSVHDRPYMPVLAMAGAVLSTVVPSVVQGSPVLGGSMIRTLILPLVLSVIAVTAHVMATTIRRQRIKLMENELHLGRTLGESVRRQALLDAVLRAVGLGVWVVDAKGNTVLANRAMHADPALAGVISPAGGQAPLMSADRSTPVPANLLPAARAAAGEAFIDELYWAGPADRQRAYSVSSHGFPPAGGQEGGAVITFVDVTSLIGALAAKDNFVATVSHELRTPLTSILGYLELVLDEPGHEDIRDELLVVRRNAEHLLGLVNDLIAVASERVDLALEQADLARLVAREVDAASPTAAGNGLQLVLDVEQPLHARMDPARIGQVIRNLLSNAIKYSPNGGLITARAFRTREGLACSITDTGLGMTGEEQEQAFSKFFRSARSRETAIPGAGLGLPVSKTIVEGHGGSISLESEPGRGTRATFILPES; this is translated from the coding sequence ATGGCAATCAAGGAACAGCAGGGCACCGCCGACCGTGCGGGCCGCGTACGCATGGCGCCTGTGCAGCCGGTTGTGTCGGACCGGATTGACGGACTGCTCGAAGGCCTGAGCATCCGGAAGCGCGTGGCCGCAAGCCAGCTGCCGGTCACGGCCACGGTTGCACTCGTGGTGATCGCCACGGCAATCTTCAGCCCGAAGACGTTCGACGACAACCTGTTCGTGGCGGCGCTGCTCTTCCATCTGGCAATTGCCGCGGCGTGCTTTGCAACACCCTGGGGCCGGCTCCCTGCAGGTGCGTTCGCCGTCATCCCGCTGCTCGACTGCCTGGCCATCGGGTTCACCCGTGAGGCGGGAGGCCCGCCCTTCAACGTCCTCAGCATCATGCTGGTGTTCCCCGTCATCTGGCTCTCCGTCCACGACCGGCCGTACATGCCTGTCCTGGCCATGGCCGGGGCAGTCCTCAGTACCGTGGTTCCGTCTGTTGTCCAGGGCTCCCCGGTGCTGGGGGGATCGATGATCAGGACCCTGATCCTTCCCCTGGTCCTGTCAGTCATAGCGGTGACCGCGCATGTGATGGCCACAACCATCCGGCGCCAGCGGATCAAGCTCATGGAAAACGAACTGCACCTGGGCCGAACACTCGGTGAAAGCGTCCGCCGGCAGGCCCTGCTCGACGCAGTGCTCAGGGCGGTTGGCTTGGGCGTTTGGGTGGTGGACGCCAAAGGGAACACGGTGCTGGCAAACAGGGCAATGCACGCGGACCCTGCCCTTGCCGGCGTCATCAGCCCGGCAGGGGGCCAGGCACCCCTGATGTCCGCCGACCGCTCCACTCCAGTGCCGGCAAACCTGCTTCCCGCTGCCCGCGCCGCAGCGGGAGAAGCCTTCATTGACGAGCTGTACTGGGCCGGCCCGGCGGACCGGCAGCGCGCCTATTCCGTGAGCTCGCACGGGTTTCCTCCGGCGGGCGGGCAGGAAGGCGGCGCCGTCATCACGTTTGTGGACGTCACCAGCCTGATCGGTGCGCTGGCGGCCAAGGACAACTTCGTTGCCACGGTTTCGCACGAGCTGCGGACCCCCCTGACATCCATCCTCGGCTACCTGGAACTGGTCCTGGACGAACCCGGGCATGAGGACATCCGCGACGAGCTCCTGGTGGTGCGCCGGAATGCCGAACACCTGCTGGGACTCGTCAACGACCTCATTGCGGTCGCCTCGGAACGCGTGGACCTCGCGCTGGAGCAGGCGGACCTTGCCCGGCTGGTGGCCCGGGAGGTGGACGCAGCTTCGCCCACGGCTGCCGGCAACGGACTGCAGCTGGTGCTCGATGTGGAGCAGCCGCTTCATGCCAGGATGGATCCGGCACGGATCGGCCAGGTGATCCGGAACCTGCTTTCGAACGCCATCAAGTACTCCCCCAACGGCGGCCTGATAACCGCCCGGGCCTTCCGGACCCGGGAGGGCCTGGCCTGCTCCATCACGGACACCGGCTTGGGGATGACCGGGGAGGAGCAGGAGCAGGCCTTCAGCAAGTTCTTCCGTTCGGCCCGGTCGCGTGAAACCGCCATTCCCGGCGCCGGCCTGGGCCTGCCGGTGAGCAAGACCATTGTTGAGGGCCACGGCGGATCAATCAGCCTGGAGAGTGAACCCGGCCGGGGTACCAGGGCAACATTCATCCTGCCGGAATCCTGA
- the radA gene encoding DNA repair protein RadA encodes MATKTSRASKAPAYKCAECGWTTVKWVGRCGECQAWGTVEETGTAVARTTAATTVVEPARRIADVDATTAAFLPTGVDELDRVLGGGLVPGAVILLAGEPGVGKSTLLLDVAAKFARTAQDVLYVTGEESAAQVKLRAERIDAVAESLYLSAETDLGQALGQVEKIEPRLLIVDSVQTLSSADVDGSAGGVSQVREVAASIIAAAKRRNMTTLLVGHVTKDGSIAGPRLLEHLVDVVCQFEGERHSRLRLLRAVKNRYGPTDDVGCFDLNENGIDGLADPSGLFVSRTKDPVSGTCITVTMEGRRPLLAEVQSLLAESPNSQPRRATSGLDSSRVSMLLAVLQQRAGTQLHKDDSYVATVGGVKLSEPATDLAVALAVASAKARKPLPVRLIAFGEVGLAGEVRPVPGINQRIQEAHRLGFTHAVVPASHTGPGPVPAGFSVREVEHLTEALSLLIG; translated from the coding sequence ATGGCAACAAAGACTTCCCGGGCCTCCAAGGCGCCCGCATACAAATGCGCCGAATGCGGCTGGACCACCGTGAAGTGGGTGGGCCGCTGCGGCGAGTGCCAGGCGTGGGGCACGGTTGAGGAAACAGGCACGGCGGTGGCGCGGACCACCGCGGCCACAACAGTCGTGGAGCCGGCGCGGCGGATCGCGGACGTGGACGCCACCACCGCGGCGTTCCTGCCAACAGGGGTGGATGAACTGGACAGGGTGCTGGGCGGCGGACTGGTTCCCGGCGCCGTCATCCTGCTGGCGGGTGAGCCCGGGGTCGGCAAGTCCACCCTGCTGCTGGACGTTGCCGCCAAGTTCGCGCGGACAGCCCAGGACGTCCTGTATGTCACCGGCGAAGAGTCGGCCGCCCAGGTGAAGCTGCGGGCGGAGCGGATCGACGCCGTCGCCGAATCCCTCTACCTGTCAGCGGAGACGGACCTTGGGCAGGCGCTGGGGCAGGTGGAGAAGATCGAACCTCGGCTGCTGATCGTGGACTCGGTGCAGACGCTCAGCAGCGCGGACGTGGACGGCAGTGCCGGTGGCGTGTCCCAGGTCCGGGAAGTGGCGGCTTCCATCATTGCCGCAGCCAAGCGGCGGAACATGACAACCCTGCTGGTGGGCCACGTCACGAAGGACGGTTCCATTGCCGGACCGCGGCTGCTGGAACACCTGGTGGATGTGGTGTGCCAGTTCGAAGGTGAGCGGCACTCCCGGCTGCGGCTGCTCCGTGCCGTGAAGAACCGGTACGGGCCCACGGATGACGTGGGCTGCTTCGACCTGAATGAAAACGGCATCGACGGCCTGGCCGATCCCAGCGGGCTGTTCGTCAGCCGCACCAAGGATCCGGTTTCCGGGACCTGCATCACCGTCACCATGGAGGGGCGCCGCCCCCTGCTGGCGGAGGTGCAGTCGCTGCTGGCGGAAAGCCCCAACTCTCAGCCGCGGCGGGCCACCAGCGGGCTGGACAGTTCCCGGGTTTCCATGCTCCTGGCCGTGCTGCAGCAGCGCGCAGGGACCCAGCTGCACAAGGACGATTCGTACGTTGCCACCGTGGGCGGGGTGAAGCTCAGCGAACCGGCAACGGACCTTGCGGTGGCCCTCGCCGTGGCGTCGGCCAAGGCCCGCAAGCCCCTGCCTGTCCGGCTGATCGCCTTCGGCGAGGTGGGGCTGGCAGGTGAAGTCCGGCCAGTACCGGGCATCAACCAGCGCATCCAGGAGGCACACCGGCTGGGATTCACCCACGCCGTGGTTCCGGCCAGCCACACCGGCCCGGGCCCTGTGCCTGCAGGGTTTTCGGTCCGGGAAGTGGAACACCTCACGGAAGCGCTCAGCCTCCTGATCGGGTAG